In Zalophus californianus isolate mZalCal1 chromosome 4, mZalCal1.pri.v2, whole genome shotgun sequence, the following proteins share a genomic window:
- the LOC113935099 gene encoding olfactory receptor 2A12-like, translating to MQSLVKENHTSVSEFILLGFSSESQVRIALFSFFLLLYLITLLGNGLIVTLIYLDSHLHTPMYFFLSVLSLVDMSYVTTTVPQMLVNMVCPKKTISWGACAAQMFIFLVLGIAECVLYAIMAYDRYVAICFPLHYPLLMSRPICIKMVTGCWFISIVGALIYTVFTVHLPYCGPQRINHFFCEVPAVLKLACADTSFNDRLDFILGFILLLVPFSLILASYVRIFASILRIHSSQGRLKPFSTCASHITVVIMFYGPAMIMYMRPSSWYDPEQDKKLALFYNVVSAFLNPIIYSFRNKDVKRAFLNVLGNRPAQ from the coding sequence ATGCAGAGCCTTGTCAAGGAGAACCACACCTCTGTGTCTGAGTTCATCCTCCTGGGATTCTCCAGTGAGTCACAGGTCAGAATAGCCctgttctccttcttccttctcctctaccTCATCACTCTTCTGGGAAATGGACTCATCGTCACCCTGATCTACCTGGACTCACACCTCCACACGCCCATGTACTTCTTTCTCAGTGTCCTCTCCTTGGTGGACATGAGTTATGTCACTACCACCGTGCCCCAGATGTTGGTTAATATGGTGTGTCCAAAGAAAACCATCTCCTGGGGGGCTTGTGCAGCCCAGATGTTTATCTTCTTGGTCCTGGGCATTGCTGAGTGTGTCCTCTATGCCATTATGGCCTATGACAGGTATGTGGCCATTTGCTTCCCCCTTCATTATCCCCTACTCATGAGCCGTCCCATTTGTATCAAGATGGTCACAGGCTGTTGGTTCATTAGCATAGTTGGGGCCCTGATCTACACTGTCTTCACCGTGCATCTGCCTTATTGTGGCCCCCAAAGGATAAACCACTTCTTCTGTGAGGTCCCTGCCGTCCTGAAATTGGCTTGTGCAGATACTTCCTTCAATGACCGTTTGGATTTCATCTTGGGTTTCATCCTGCTCTTGGTCCCGTTCTCCCTCATCCTGGCCTCCTATGTCCGTATCTTTGCCTCCATCTTAAGAATCCACTCGTCCCAGGGGAGGCTTAAGCCTTTCTCCACATGTGCTTCCCACATCACTGTGGTCATCATGTTCTATGGGCCAGCCATGATCATGTACATGAGGCCCAGCTCCTGGTATGACCCAGAGCAGGACAAGAAACTAGCCCTGTTCTACAACGTTGTCTCTGCCTTCCTCAACCCCATCATCTACAGCTTCCGGAACAAAGATGTTAAAAGAGCCTTCCTGAATGTACTTGGTAACAGACCTGCTCAGTGA